The Acetivibrio cellulolyticus CD2 genome segment CAATGGCGGCTATCAATATTAACAGTGTATCAGCAGCGAGTTTTCCATATAATGCAACCTATAAGTATGGATTGAGCTCAGTTGCTGATAATCAGGAAGCAGCCAACGCTACACTTCTACAGGAATGGGAAGGATGGAAAAGCAGGCACATTACTTCAAGTGGAGCAGGCGGTTTTAAGAGGGTTCAACGTGACAGCTCTACAAGCTACGATACTGTATCCGAAGGATTAGGATATGGTATGCTACTTGCAGTTTATTTCAAAGAGCAAGCTTTATATGACGATTTATATCGTTATGTAAAACTGCACTTTAACGGAAATGGACTTATGGCATGGCATCTTGATGCAAGTGGTAATTTAGCAGGTACTGGCGCAAATGGATGCGCAACTGATGCCGATGAAGATATAGCTGTATCCTTAGTTTTTGCTCATAAACAATGGGGATCAAGTGGCTCCATTAATTACAGTCAGGAAGCGAACAACTTGATTAACAATCTTGCTAATCATTGCCTCGATGGAGATATATTAAAACCTGGCGATTCATGGGGTGGTTGGAGTACTGTGAATGCATCATACTTTGCACCTGCATGGTATAAAATATTTGCTAAGTTTACAGGTAATACAAAGTGGAATAGTGTAGCTGATAAGTGCTACCAAATTATTGAAAGTGTAAAGAATAAGAACAGCGGAACAGGTCTCGTACCTGATTGGTGTACTGGAGATGGTTCAGCTGTAAGTGGAATGGGATATAATTATTACTATGATGCTACAAGATATCCATGGAGAACAGTATTAGACTATTTATGGTTTGGTGATGAAAGAGCAAAAACAAATTGTGATCTTATAAACAAGTTCTTTAAAAATATAGGTCCTGCAAATATTAAAAGCGGGTACTCTATAACAGGAAGCCAAGTAGGTTCAGACCATAACTCTCCATTTGTTGCTCCAATAGCAGCTTCATCGTTGACTGGATATGACCTTTCTTTCGCAAAAGCAATGCATGAAGAAAATATTAAAGTTAAAGACCCAGATGCATATTGTTACTATGGTGGTTGTTTAAGAATGATTACTATGCTATATACGACAGGTAATTTCCCCAACCTTTATGAAGATGTAGTAGTAAAGACGCCAACACCTACAATCGCAACACCAACACCTACAATTGCAACTCCAACTCCAACACAGTCAGGTTCAGTTTTGTTAGGAGATGTAAATGGTGATGGTTCCGCAAACTCCATAGATTTTGGATATATGAAAATGAAATTACTTGGACAAATTTCCAGCTTTCCATCTCCAAATGGTGATGTAGCCGCAGATATGAATAAGGATGGAGCATTTAATTCCTTAGATTTTGGATATATGAAAATGCTATTATTAGGGATGATTAAATAATTCCTAAACTATTTGATTAATGAAATAGAATTTAATAAAAGAATATACAGATATTAATTAAGAATTTGAGAGTTAGGAGAAATAGGCGAGGACTGGTAATCTGCTTATTTCTTTTAACTTGCTTTATAGGATTATTTATGTGCTTTCGTACAATTCACTTTTTCTAACACTCACGTTCCTTATGTATAATTCGATATAGCAATATTCTTTTTCAAAGAACCACCAAATTACTTAAGAAAGATGAAAAATATAACTCTGGTTATAATTTCATGGCATAGCCTTACTTGGCTATATCCTTAGATAAATGAAGTTAAGGAATTTTTGTTAACATAAACTTATCGACTATTTTTTATGCTATTAAAAAGTCATAAATGTTATGTTTTGCTTAAAAATGGGACTGAAAAACATTTGGCAATTCGAATTATTATAGATATTTATCACTAGATAGAAATGAAGCTTCCAGTGATTTCTCACCAACAGGTTTGACAGCAAAGGCTTTAAATGATTGAAAAGTTACCAGCACAAAAGTAGTTATGTAATTTAGTAATAAATTAACTATAAAAAACAAATTTAAAGGGAGGGTTTAATAATGAAGAAACCGATAGCATTTATTACGGTGTTATCACTAATGGCTGCATTTTTAGTACCACAAATGTCAATTAATGCAGCAGCATCTTACAACTATGGTGAGGCTCTACAAAAAGCAATAATTTTTTATGAGTGTCAAAGATCAGGTGATTTGCCTGATGACAACAGGGTAAACTGGCGTGGTGATTCAGGCTTGGCTGACGGTTCAGATGCAGGTCTGGACCTTACAGGTGGATGGTATGATGCCGGGGATAACGCAAAGTTCAATCTACCAATGGCTTATACAACCACCATGCTTGGCTGGAGTGTTTACGAATGTCGTGATGCTTTTGAAAAGAGTGGCCAGCTTGACGAAATACTGGATAATATCAAATGGGCTACTGACTATTTCATAAAGTGCCATCCAAGTGCAAACGTGTATTATTATCAGGTGGGAGATGGTGCTCTTGACCATGCTTGGTGGGGTCCTGCTGAAGTTATGCAGATGAAAAGACCATCAGCTAAAGTAACTACTTCAAGTCCTGGATCAACAGTAGTTGGGGAGACTGCAGCAGCAATGGCAGTAGCTTCAATTATATTTAAAGACACTGATCCGGATTATGCTGCAACATGTTTAAAGCATGCAAAAGAATTATTTACATTTGCAGACACAACAAAGAGTGATACTGGGTATAAGGCAGCTGAAGGATACTATAGCTCATGGAGTGGCTTTTATGATGAACTTACATGGGCTTCAGCATGGTTATATCTTGCAACTGAAGATTCAGCATACCTCGATAAGGCTGCTTCATACAAATCAAATTGGGAAGTAGAACGTGGCACTACTACAATAAAATATAAATGGGGCCACTGCTGGGATAATAAACTTTTTGGATCATTCCTATTACTTGCAAGAGCAACAGGTGATTCATTATACAAGCAGTGTATTGAAAATAATCTTGACTGGTGGACAACAGGATACAATGGAGATAGGATTGCATATTCTCCAAAGGGACTTGCAATTTGTGATATGTGGGGTACTTTAAGATATGCAACTACATCTGCATTCCTCGCAAGTGTTTACTCTGACTGGTCCGGATGTGATTCAACTAAAGCAGCAACTTACAAAGCGTTTGCAAAAAGTCAGGTTGATTATGCTCTTGGAAGTGCTGGTAGAAGTTATGAGGTAGGTTTTGGTACAAATCCTCCTACGCACCCTCACCATAGAAATGCACATGGTGGATGGGCAGCAAGTATGGATACACCAGCACAACATAGACATACGCTTTATGGAGCTCTAGTTGGTGGACCAAATGCAAGTGACGCTTATACTGATACAATTAATGATTATCAAGCAAATGAAGTTGCTTGTGACTATAATGCAGGGTTCGTTGGAATTCTTGCTAAAATGTACGGCGAATTCGGTGGAACCCCTATAGCTGATTTTAATGCTATTGAGCCTGTAGGAGAGGAATATGGAATTTATGCGGCAGTAAATGCTGCAGGATCTACTTTTACAAACATGAAAGCTACAATATCCAATATGACAGGATGGCCTCCAAGAATGAGCGATAAGCTTTCATACAGATATTTTGTAGATATTTCGGAAGTAATCAATGCAGGTTATAAAGCAAGTGATGTTACTGTATCAGCAAGTACTACAAATGGTGCGAAGGTTTCACCGGGTCTTATTGAGTGGGATGCTTCAAAGAATATATACTATGTAAATATCGACTTTAACGGAACAAATATTTATCCAGGTGGAATTAATGAATATAAGAGGGATGTATACTTTACACTCAATGCTCCTAATGGATTCTCAGCATGGGATAGCACAAACGATTTCTCTTATACAGGTTTGGCTGGTGCTTCAGGACAAACTGGAGTTAAAACAGAGTATATACCGATTTATGATAATGGTGTGAAGATTTATGGTAAGGAACCTGGAGAGTCATCTTCAACTCCAACACCAGTAAAAACAACACCTACAAAGACTGTATCTCCTACACCTACTACATCTTCAGTTGTTAAGGGTGATATTGACGGTAATGGAAGTTTCAATTCTATTGACTTTGGTATTCTTAGAACGTACTTGATGGGTACAAAAAAATTATCAGAAATACAGCTTATAGCAGCTGATGTTGATGGTAGTGGAGCTGCTAATTCAATTGACTTTGGAGCCATGAGAAAGGAATTGCTTGGATTTACAAAGGACTTTAAATAATAATTTGTATTATTTATTATTTTGAACTATTACTTAACTAATAGAAAGAGGCCAAAATGGCCTTTTTCTATTAGATTTGTGGAGTTTGCAAAGTAAATATCCTGGGGCTAAATGACCCTGGGATTTTTATTTATTACCACATAAAACTGAAAAGGTTGCGTAGTCCGCCAAAAAACCATCGGAAGAAACCTGCTTTATCGATGCTCTCTGCTGTCGAAATTCCACTGCTTGCCAGTGTGACGCCATCTAATTTGACTTCCAGCTTACCTGCAGAAACACCAGCATTAATCGGTGCAATCAATGACTGCGAGTTTTTTGATATAACTGTTTTAAGGTCTTTTTCCCGTGATATTGGTATTAACACTTTAATATCATTGTCTAATTTGAGTGGAGTGGATGTTTTTTTGCCATTTTCTATATTTATATTGTCAACAATATCACCAGACTTTTTATAATCAAGGAATTTGAAATTCTTAAAGCCATAAGTTAGTAACTCTTGCCCTGCGATTTGCCTTTCTTTTTCATCCTTTGTATTTAATACAACAGCAATTAATCTGATACCATTTTGTTTTGCAGTGGCAGCAAGACAATAGCCTGCTTCTTCTGTCCAACCCGTTTTAAGACCATCAGCTCCCTCATAAACACCAAGAAGCGGATTACGGTTAAATTGTCGAATGTCGTTAAAGGTGAATTCAGTTTTTGATTCGATCTCCAATATTTCCGGATAGTTCTGTATAAGGTAGCGTGATAATATTACTATATCCTTTGCAGTTAGCCTATGTCCTTCTTGGGGCAGTCCTGTACAGTTTTTAAAAGTACTGTTTTTCAATCCGATTTCTTTTGCCTTTTCGTTCATAGCTGAAACAAAAGCATTTTCACTGCCGCAAAGATATTCAGCTAACGCTATACAGCCATCGTTGGCAGAATCAATGGAAATACCCATGATGATATCGCGGTAAGAAACTTTACTTCCTACCTGCAGAAACATTTTTGAGCCTTCCATTTTCCATGCCTTTTCTGAAACACTCACGAGATCGGTCCATTTTGCAGTACCTTTACTGATTGCTTCAAACCCGAGAAGTAAGGTCATTACTTTGGTAATACTAGCTGGTGGCATAGAAACTTCAGAATTCTTTTCATAAAGAACCTGTCCGGTTGAGGCCTCAATCAAGATAGCTGAACCAGCAGTTGATTCAAATTCTGCATATATGTTCAATGGATGCATGGTTGTAAAAATTGCAATTAAAAGGAATACAGATAGAAACTTCATTATTTTTGACTTCACCATATGACACTCCTTTACTTTTGGTTTTATTAAAGACGTCCCTAAGGTCCTTATTTTTATGTTATCATTTGGGTGTTTTTTAGACAAATGAAAAATTTAACTTGTATAATATCTTGTCGAAAGTGGTGAAAGTAAACTACTAATTTGGATATTGCCTGCAATTAATTTCGAATGGTGTAGATATTTCCTGGGAAATGTAGAATGATAACTATGAAAAAAGAGAGTTTTAGTAATTAAAAGTAGAAAAAGCGGAATAATTTTTCGTTCATGCCTTAAATCAATTTATGAATTACACATCAGAGGAGAAGTGTGCATATTATATATGGCGAAAGTATTATGATTGACGAAAGGGGATATAAATTATGGATCAATACCAGCTTTATAGAACTCAGAATCTTCAATTGGGTATGAAGGCTCCGGAATTTACTGCACAAACTACTTTTGGAGAGCTAAAGCTTTCAGAATTAACAGGGAAATGGATTGTTTTCTTTTCGCATCCTGGAGATTTCACTCCCATTTGTACAACAGAGTATATCGCATTTGCACAGATGGCACCTTACTTTGCACAGCGGAATGTTCAGCTTCTAGGTTTAAGCATAGACAGTAATCCTTCCCATTTGGCTTGGGTATATAACATCTACAAAAATACAGGTATTACTATTCCTTTTCCAATTGTTGCAGATAGGGACGGTTCAATAGCAAGGCTCTATGGAATGATAGCTGCAAGTGTTAGTGCAACTGAAACAGTTAGAACTGTTTTCATTATAGATGATAAACAGGTAATAAGGGCAATGTTGAATTATCCCCTAACAAATGGTCGGAATATTCCTGAAATATTAAGGTTGGTAGATGCGTTGCAGACAACAGACAGGGAAAATGTTGTAACACCGGCAAACTGGTGTCCAGGTCAGGCTGTGGTTGTTAAACCTCCGAAGACTTACAATGAGTTGCTGGAAAGAATAAAATGTCCTCAAGGGTTAAAATGCATGGATTGGTATTTGTGTTGTAAAAAAGAGTGAAATACCGTATTGGTAATCACAAACAAGGTATTAAGTCCTGCATTAAACCGTACTTTTGAGTAGGGTATTTGCTTGAATATCCTTACAGGTTGTATTTATTTCATAGCCTGCTCCGCGATGGGTAGTTATAACTACATTTGAGCCAATATATTCTAACTTCTTCCTCAAAAAAGATATATAAACTTCAACATGATTAGCTCCTGCACTGGAGTCAAAGCCCCAAAGCTTTTCTATAATCCTTTCTTTAGGAGAGATAATGCCTTTTCTGCGTATAAGGAATTCTAAAAGCTCACATTCACGGCAGGTTAGGGCAACTTCTGATTGTTCTGTTGATAATTTGAGACTGGCAGTATTAAGTTCAATATCTCCATAAACTAATATATTATTTGAAAATAACTCTCCTTTACGCCTCCCTAATGCACGAACACGCGCTAGTAATTCATCAAGAGAAAATGGTTTTACAAGGTAATCATCTGCTCCGCTGTCAAGGCCTGCAACTTTAGCAGATATTTCACTTCGGGCACTTAACAATATAACAGGTGTTGTAATCCTTATTTTCCTCAGCCTTTGAAGAACAGTCATACCATCAGTTTTGGGAAGTACAACATCAAGGAGAATAATATCATATATACCTGTTAGAGCAAAATCTATGCCATCATCGCCGTTATTTACACAAGTCACAGTATAGCTGTTTTTCTTTAGAATTTGACTTAATACTTTAGATAAATAGATATCATTTTCTACTACTAATATACGCATGGAATTTTTCCTCCGATTGAATCTAAACATTTATTATGATAAAATAATTAATGAAGGCATACTATTTATATATCACTATAGTATTTCGAGTAGAAATTGAAGTTTTCTTCGCAAAATTAGAAAAATTCGAAAAATATATAAAAATCATTGCCTAATCAAGGAGAAATATGGGATAATGTGGGGACTTTAAGTTTCATATAGGTTTTATTTGTATAACGTATTTTAATATTTGGATGCTCTACTATTTAATAAACAATTCTTTGCACTACACACAATATTGAAATTTGTTTTCGTAATTGTGCAAACATTAGGAAAATATATTTCAAGTCGCTGTTTTATTTCAATTATTTTCAGTATTCCTAATCTTTTTTTGTATTTGCTGTTTATATTGTTAATTATTAAACAAAGAATTATTATATTTAATATTTATAATAAATTAAAAAATTGAAAAGGGGCGAGTGTAGTGAGAAAATTTGTATCTGTTTTTCTGGCTGTTATTATGCTTATGGTCATAATGACGCCATCAGGAGTTTTTTTTGTTTCAGCGGAAAATGGTCAGACCATATTTATCAATGAAATTATGGCAGCCAATTCTCAAACTCTTAGGGATGGAGATGTAGATGATCCAGACGAAGGTAGTAAAGGCGGAGCATATTCGGACTGGATTGAAATCTATAATTCCAGCTCAGAACCTATTAACTTGAACGGGTATACTTTATCTGATTCCAGTGCAACATGGACCTTTCCTCAAGTGACCATTAAAGCAAGTGGGTATTTGCTGGTTTGGGCTTCAGACAAAAATAAAGTGGCAAAAGACGGACAGCTGCACGCTAACTTTAAATTGAGTGCTTCTGGCGAAGCGGTTATACTAAAGGCAGCTGATGGTTCTGTTGTTGATTCTGTTAAATTTATAAGCCTGGCAGAAGATCAATCATATGGACGTAAAACAGATGGTGCCTCAGAATTTGAAACATTTACAAAGTCTACACCATTAGGAGCAAATACAAACGGTACTATACTTGTTAAAGCTCCTGTTTTCTCTAAACAGGGAGGATTTTATACAGAGGCCTTTGACTTACAGATTACTTCAGAAGTTCCAGAAGCTAAAATCTACTATACAACTGATGGTTCCGATCCTGTTCCGGGAGCTTCAGGAACAACTCAATACAGCAGCAGTATAAAAATTAAAAGCAGAGCAGGTGACGCAAACGTACTTTCAATGGTGCAGAATATATCTAATGACATGTGGAATCCATGGAAGGCACCAAATGGTGAAGTTTTTAAATGTACGACATTAAAGGCTGTTGTTGTTCGTGAAGATGGATCAAAGAGTAAGATTGTTACCCATTCATATTTTGTAGACCCAGATATGAAAACAAGATATACTTTGCCTGTAATATCTCTTGTAACTGACTATGATAACTTATTTGACCCTACTACGGGGATCTATATGAAGTTGAATTCTGAACAAACGGGTGAGGAATGGGAAAGACCAGCGCATATAGAGTTTTTCGAGAATGACGGCACTATTGGCTTCTCACAATATATTGGAGTTAGAATGCATGGAGCATGGTCCAGAAAATACCCGCAGAAGTCATTTAGGTTGTATGCTGATGGGGATTATGGGGATTCAAAAGAATTCAAATACGAGATTTTCCCAGGACTCACTAAAAAAGGTAATGGTAAAAACTTAAAGAGTTTTGAACGGTTGATTTTAAGAGATGCTGGTAATGACTGGATGTATGCCTATATGAGAGATGAAATGCTGCAAAGTCTTGTATCCCATATAAAAGGTCTGGATACTCAGGCAGTAAGGCCTGCAATACTGTTTTTAAATGGTGAATACTGGGGTACATACTATATTCGTGAGCGTTATGATAAAGAATATCTTGAGGATCACTATAATCTTGAAGGTGATAATGTTGCACTACTCGATGTTTTTGATGTCTGTGAAGCTCAGGAAGGGACCGCAGAAGATGCCGCTTCATATACAAACGATGTAATAAAATATCTGCAATCAAATTCTATAACTCAGGCTGGAACCTATGAGTATATTAAAACAAAAATTGATGTTGATAACTTTATTAATTATTACGTGTCGGAAATTTTCTTTGGCAATACAGACTGGCCAGGAAATAATGTTTCCGTATGGAGATATAAGACGGAAGACGGAGAGTATCATCCAGAAGCTCCATATGGTCAGGATGGCAGATGGAGATGGTTATTAAAAGATACTGATTATAGTTTTGGGATATATAACAAATCTGTGACGCATGATACGTTGAGATTTGCAGCTGGTGATACATCGGAAGGATATGCCAACGCATCATGGGCTACATTCTTGTTCAAGAATTTGTTGCAAAATACTGAGTTTAGAAACAAATTTATAAACTGTTTTGCAGACCAATTAAATACATCATTTGTTTCTGATCGGGTAATTCAGTTTATAAATAATTTTGAAGCTACTCTTTCACCAGAAATGCTTGAGCACGCAAATCGCTGGCAATATATTAAAATGACTGCTACAACTGCGAAGGATACAACATGGAGCCAGAATGTTCAGGTAATGAGGGATTATGCTAAAAACCGTCCATCAAATGTTGTTCAGTTTATAAAAAATAAATTCAGCAGCAATGGAGTAACAGGAACAGCTAATATAACTTTAAAAACCGATTGTGCACAAGGATATGTTAGAATAAATACAATTGATATAAAGTCAACCACTCCAAGTGTTATAGATCCAAGTTCATGGACTGGCATGTATTTTACTGGTATACCTGTAACTGTAACAGCAATACCGGCAACTGGGTATGTGTTTGACCATTGGGAAGGGGTTACTGGTAATTCTGATACTGTAACATTTACCCATACTGGAAACATAAGTATAACAGCTGTTTTCAAGCCAGCTACAGCAATATCACCTACGCCCACAACAACAATATCTACATCGACTCCGTCACCTACACCTACAAATAGTAGTGTTTGCGGTGATGTAAATCAGGATGGTTCTTTCAATTCAATAGATTTTGGATTTGTAAGAATGTATCTGCTAGGAATTAAAAATGATAATATTATT includes the following:
- a CDS encoding glycoside hydrolase family 9 protein; its protein translation is MKKPIAFITVLSLMAAFLVPQMSINAAASYNYGEALQKAIIFYECQRSGDLPDDNRVNWRGDSGLADGSDAGLDLTGGWYDAGDNAKFNLPMAYTTTMLGWSVYECRDAFEKSGQLDEILDNIKWATDYFIKCHPSANVYYYQVGDGALDHAWWGPAEVMQMKRPSAKVTTSSPGSTVVGETAAAMAVASIIFKDTDPDYAATCLKHAKELFTFADTTKSDTGYKAAEGYYSSWSGFYDELTWASAWLYLATEDSAYLDKAASYKSNWEVERGTTTIKYKWGHCWDNKLFGSFLLLARATGDSLYKQCIENNLDWWTTGYNGDRIAYSPKGLAICDMWGTLRYATTSAFLASVYSDWSGCDSTKAATYKAFAKSQVDYALGSAGRSYEVGFGTNPPTHPHHRNAHGGWAASMDTPAQHRHTLYGALVGGPNASDAYTDTINDYQANEVACDYNAGFVGILAKMYGEFGGTPIADFNAIEPVGEEYGIYAAVNAAGSTFTNMKATISNMTGWPPRMSDKLSYRYFVDISEVINAGYKASDVTVSASTTNGAKVSPGLIEWDASKNIYYVNIDFNGTNIYPGGINEYKRDVYFTLNAPNGFSAWDSTNDFSYTGLAGASGQTGVKTEYIPIYDNGVKIYGKEPGESSSTPTPVKTTPTKTVSPTPTTSSVVKGDIDGNGSFNSIDFGILRTYLMGTKKLSEIQLIAADVDGSGAANSIDFGAMRKELLGFTKDFK
- a CDS encoding CotH kinase family protein, whose product is MRKFVSVFLAVIMLMVIMTPSGVFFVSAENGQTIFINEIMAANSQTLRDGDVDDPDEGSKGGAYSDWIEIYNSSSEPINLNGYTLSDSSATWTFPQVTIKASGYLLVWASDKNKVAKDGQLHANFKLSASGEAVILKAADGSVVDSVKFISLAEDQSYGRKTDGASEFETFTKSTPLGANTNGTILVKAPVFSKQGGFYTEAFDLQITSEVPEAKIYYTTDGSDPVPGASGTTQYSSSIKIKSRAGDANVLSMVQNISNDMWNPWKAPNGEVFKCTTLKAVVVREDGSKSKIVTHSYFVDPDMKTRYTLPVISLVTDYDNLFDPTTGIYMKLNSEQTGEEWERPAHIEFFENDGTIGFSQYIGVRMHGAWSRKYPQKSFRLYADGDYGDSKEFKYEIFPGLTKKGNGKNLKSFERLILRDAGNDWMYAYMRDEMLQSLVSHIKGLDTQAVRPAILFLNGEYWGTYYIRERYDKEYLEDHYNLEGDNVALLDVFDVCEAQEGTAEDAASYTNDVIKYLQSNSITQAGTYEYIKTKIDVDNFINYYVSEIFFGNTDWPGNNVSVWRYKTEDGEYHPEAPYGQDGRWRWLLKDTDYSFGIYNKSVTHDTLRFAAGDTSEGYANASWATFLFKNLLQNTEFRNKFINCFADQLNTSFVSDRVIQFINNFEATLSPEMLEHANRWQYIKMTATTAKDTTWSQNVQVMRDYAKNRPSNVVQFIKNKFSSNGVTGTANITLKTDCAQGYVRINTIDIKSTTPSVIDPSSWTGMYFTGIPVTVTAIPATGYVFDHWEGVTGNSDTVTFTHTGNISITAVFKPATAISPTPTTTISTSTPSPTPTNSSVCGDVNQDGSFNSIDFGFVRMYLLGIKNDNIINIAAGDVDANGALNAIDFAYMRQRLLGIIIKFPAE
- a CDS encoding peroxiredoxin gives rise to the protein MDQYQLYRTQNLQLGMKAPEFTAQTTFGELKLSELTGKWIVFFSHPGDFTPICTTEYIAFAQMAPYFAQRNVQLLGLSIDSNPSHLAWVYNIYKNTGITIPFPIVADRDGSIARLYGMIAASVSATETVRTVFIIDDKQVIRAMLNYPLTNGRNIPEILRLVDALQTTDRENVVTPANWCPGQAVVVKPPKTYNELLERIKCPQGLKCMDWYLCCKKE
- a CDS encoding D-alanyl-D-alanine carboxypeptidase family protein; this translates as MVKSKIMKFLSVFLLIAIFTTMHPLNIYAEFESTAGSAILIEASTGQVLYEKNSEVSMPPASITKVMTLLLGFEAISKGTAKWTDLVSVSEKAWKMEGSKMFLQVGSKVSYRDIIMGISIDSANDGCIALAEYLCGSENAFVSAMNEKAKEIGLKNSTFKNCTGLPQEGHRLTAKDIVILSRYLIQNYPEILEIESKTEFTFNDIRQFNRNPLLGVYEGADGLKTGWTEEAGYCLAATAKQNGIRLIAVVLNTKDEKERQIAGQELLTYGFKNFKFLDYKKSGDIVDNINIENGKKTSTPLKLDNDIKVLIPISREKDLKTVISKNSQSLIAPINAGVSAGKLEVKLDGVTLASSGISTAESIDKAGFFRWFFGGLRNLFSFMW
- a CDS encoding response regulator transcription factor, giving the protein MRILVVENDIYLSKVLSQILKKNSYTVTCVNNGDDGIDFALTGIYDIILLDVVLPKTDGMTVLQRLRKIRITTPVILLSARSEISAKVAGLDSGADDYLVKPFSLDELLARVRALGRRKGELFSNNILVYGDIELNTASLKLSTEQSEVALTCRECELLEFLIRRKGIISPKERIIEKLWGFDSSAGANHVEVYISFLRKKLEYIGSNVVITTHRGAGYEINTTCKDIQANTLLKSTV
- a CDS encoding glycosyl hydrolase family 8 — protein: MAAININSVSAASFPYNATYKYGLSSVADNQEAANATLLQEWEGWKSRHITSSGAGGFKRVQRDSSTSYDTVSEGLGYGMLLAVYFKEQALYDDLYRYVKLHFNGNGLMAWHLDASGNLAGTGANGCATDADEDIAVSLVFAHKQWGSSGSINYSQEANNLINNLANHCLDGDILKPGDSWGGWSTVNASYFAPAWYKIFAKFTGNTKWNSVADKCYQIIESVKNKNSGTGLVPDWCTGDGSAVSGMGYNYYYDATRYPWRTVLDYLWFGDERAKTNCDLINKFFKNIGPANIKSGYSITGSQVGSDHNSPFVAPIAASSLTGYDLSFAKAMHEENIKVKDPDAYCYYGGCLRMITMLYTTGNFPNLYEDVVVKTPTPTIATPTPTIATPTPTQSGSVLLGDVNGDGSANSIDFGYMKMKLLGQISSFPSPNGDVAADMNKDGAFNSLDFGYMKMLLLGMIK